Proteins from a single region of Deltaproteobacteria bacterium:
- the lhgO gene encoding L-2-hydroxyglutarate oxidase, with translation MVFDAIVIGAGIVGLSTARHLLKSRSDLKLLILEKEERHAFHQTGRNSGVIHSGVYYLPGSEKAKHCYAGRKLLEDFCDEHGIAWKRSGKLIVATQQKQLPQLRELERRANENGVASRWLAAEEVNDFEPHVASVAALSIPEAGVVNYQEVCDALVKDLKNRGAELRFGVRVDSCVENSEGLELKSVGEAFATRLMVNCAGLYSDRVARMFNVKLESQIIPFRGEYFALKPEFNSLCKTLIYPVPNPDFPFLGVHLTRGVDSRVTCGPNAVLAFSREGYKRTDVSFRDLMETMAYPGFWKLALGNMGYGLHELWRSFSKASFVRSLQTLVPEVQAHMLEPYPAGVRAQVVYESGKLADDFIVKRSAHAVHVINAPSPAATASLALGETIGNKALEQI, from the coding sequence ATGGTTTTTGATGCTATCGTTATAGGCGCTGGAATTGTTGGCTTATCGACTGCTCGTCATCTTTTGAAGTCTCGCTCAGATCTTAAGTTACTTATTTTAGAAAAAGAAGAGCGCCACGCCTTCCACCAAACAGGTCGTAATTCGGGAGTCATTCATTCGGGGGTTTATTACCTTCCGGGTTCCGAGAAAGCCAAGCACTGCTATGCGGGGCGTAAGCTCTTGGAAGACTTTTGTGATGAACATGGTATCGCCTGGAAGCGTTCCGGGAAACTAATCGTTGCTACCCAGCAAAAACAATTACCACAGCTTCGGGAGCTGGAACGTAGGGCTAATGAAAATGGTGTCGCATCCCGCTGGCTCGCGGCTGAAGAGGTGAATGACTTTGAACCCCATGTAGCGTCAGTGGCGGCGTTAAGTATTCCTGAGGCAGGGGTGGTCAATTACCAAGAGGTTTGCGACGCGCTGGTTAAAGATCTGAAGAATCGTGGAGCGGAGCTTCGTTTCGGTGTTCGAGTCGACAGCTGCGTGGAAAACTCTGAAGGTCTGGAGTTGAAAAGTGTGGGTGAGGCTTTCGCTACGCGGTTAATGGTCAACTGCGCAGGGCTCTATTCGGACCGCGTCGCTCGAATGTTTAATGTGAAGCTCGAAAGCCAAATCATCCCATTTCGGGGTGAGTACTTTGCGCTCAAGCCGGAGTTTAATTCACTGTGTAAAACTTTGATTTATCCGGTACCCAACCCTGATTTTCCTTTCCTCGGCGTTCACCTTACGCGTGGAGTAGATTCTCGGGTGACTTGTGGTCCCAATGCGGTGCTGGCATTTTCGAGAGAGGGTTATAAGCGTACTGACGTTAGCTTTCGGGACCTGATGGAAACGATGGCCTATCCCGGATTTTGGAAACTAGCACTGGGCAACATGGGATATGGGCTTCACGAGTTGTGGCGTTCATTTTCCAAGGCGTCGTTTGTTCGGTCTTTGCAAACGTTGGTCCCTGAAGTCCAAGCACATATGCTGGAACCCTATCCCGCCGGTGTAAGGGCTCAGGTTGTTTATGAGTCGGGGAAGTTAGCTGACGACTTTATCGTGAAGCGCAGTGCACATGCAGTCCATGTTATCAATGCGCCTTCTCCCGCGGCGACTGCAAGTTTGGCCTTGGGTGAAACGATTGGGAATAAAGCCCTGGAGCAAATTTAA
- a CDS encoding NAD(P)/FAD-dependent oxidoreductase, translating to MTKAGAVQVPEKYWNKKGKDGVWDYIVIGSGMGGMTAAAMLSKLGKKVLVVEQHYVPGGYTHTFKRKKFLWDVGVHAVGEVTRHSLTGRLLEYLTDGGLQWASLGPVYDEFYYPDGFRIDFPDNPQQFRQNLIDAFPEEEEAIDNYLAYVREVAGAMKGYYLARALPPKMGWLGEATLGRKGQEMLELNTEEVVNSLTDNPKLRNIMTAQWGYYGSPPSRSSFAMQALVVRHFVHGGYYPVGGSQEIANQLLKTVADGGGWTRIRADVAEVMVHEDKAIGVRLQDGEEITAGAVISAAGVMSTVMRLLPERYRQEEWTQGISKLNPASCHVCLYLGFKGDIRKAGAGSANKWFYGTWDPNFSDWMVEPDEELPDVPVLYCSFPSLKDPKHDPGPDELHTGEVVTFVPWDVFQEWKDTKWKKRGETYDSFKERMEKKLLENFLKQMPELEEYLEYVELSTPLSTEHFVRPVAGSIYGIEPTPTRFRNQWLRPRSPIKNLFMAGSEVASVGVIGAMMGGVLSVLSAEPVGTMKMLRNAGMKR from the coding sequence ATGACAAAAGCAGGAGCGGTTCAGGTGCCAGAAAAATACTGGAACAAAAAAGGTAAAGACGGCGTTTGGGACTATATCGTCATCGGTTCTGGCATGGGCGGAATGACGGCCGCTGCGATGTTGAGCAAGCTTGGTAAAAAGGTATTGGTGGTTGAGCAGCATTATGTGCCCGGTGGTTACACCCATACTTTTAAGCGTAAAAAGTTTCTTTGGGATGTGGGCGTCCATGCTGTGGGTGAAGTCACGCGCCACTCTCTTACCGGACGTCTTTTGGAATACCTCACTGACGGCGGACTTCAATGGGCATCGCTTGGCCCTGTTTACGATGAGTTCTACTATCCGGATGGTTTCCGAATTGATTTTCCAGATAACCCGCAGCAGTTTCGCCAGAATCTAATTGACGCTTTTCCTGAAGAGGAAGAAGCGATTGATAATTATTTGGCGTATGTCCGTGAAGTCGCAGGGGCGATGAAGGGATATTATCTCGCGAGAGCGTTACCTCCAAAGATGGGCTGGCTTGGAGAGGCTACACTTGGCAGAAAAGGCCAAGAGATGCTCGAACTCAATACCGAAGAAGTTGTGAACAGTCTTACCGATAATCCTAAATTGCGAAATATTATGACGGCTCAGTGGGGCTATTATGGTTCGCCTCCAAGTCGGTCGTCTTTTGCGATGCAGGCATTGGTGGTACGTCACTTTGTTCACGGTGGTTATTACCCAGTGGGCGGCTCTCAGGAAATTGCAAATCAGTTACTAAAAACGGTGGCAGATGGCGGTGGCTGGACCCGAATTCGTGCTGATGTTGCAGAGGTCATGGTTCACGAAGACAAGGCCATTGGCGTTCGTCTTCAAGATGGCGAAGAAATAACCGCCGGCGCGGTGATCAGTGCTGCGGGAGTTATGTCGACGGTCATGCGACTTTTACCTGAGCGCTACCGCCAAGAGGAATGGACTCAAGGGATATCAAAACTAAACCCGGCGTCCTGTCATGTTTGTCTCTACCTGGGATTTAAAGGCGATATTCGCAAGGCCGGCGCCGGTTCAGCCAACAAATGGTTTTATGGCACCTGGGATCCAAACTTCAGTGATTGGATGGTCGAGCCTGACGAAGAACTACCGGATGTTCCTGTATTGTATTGCAGCTTTCCGTCGCTCAAAGATCCGAAGCATGATCCAGGCCCAGACGAGTTGCATACAGGTGAAGTGGTAACATTTGTACCTTGGGATGTTTTCCAGGAATGGAAAGATACCAAGTGGAAAAAGCGCGGTGAGACCTATGACTCCTTTAAGGAGCGCATGGAGAAAAAGTTACTTGAAAACTTCTTGAAGCAAATGCCTGAACTTGAAGAATATCTTGAGTACGTAGAGCTTTCTACGCCGCTTTCTACTGAGCATTTTGTTCGCCCCGTAGCTGGCTCCATTTATGGTATTGAGCCCACGCCTACGAGATTTCGAAATCAATGGTTGCGACCCCGTAGCCCGATTAAAAATCTATTTATGGCAGGCTCTGAGGTTGCGTCTGTTGGCGTCATCGGGGCCATGATGGGCGGAGTGTTATCGGTGCTCTCAGCTGAACCTGTAGGCACAATGAAGATGCTTCGAAATGCTGGGATGAAGCGTTAA